In a genomic window of Flavobacterium sp. KACC 22761:
- a CDS encoding AAA family ATPase, which translates to MGKIIAIANQKGGVGKTTTSVNLAASLGVLEKKVLLIDADPQANATSGLGIDVESVEVGTYQILEHTVTPKEAILKCTSPNVDVIPAHIDLVAIEIELVDKENREYMLKKALEEAKQEYDYIIIDCAPSLGLLTLNALTAADSVVIPIQCEYFALEGLGKLLNTIKSIQKIHNPDLDIEGLLLTMYDSRLRLSNQVVEEVQKHFNDMVFETVIQRNVKLSEAPSFGESIINYDATSKGAVNYIHLAQEIIKKNSK; encoded by the coding sequence ATGGGCAAAATCATTGCTATTGCTAATCAAAAAGGAGGCGTTGGAAAGACTACTACATCAGTAAATCTTGCGGCCTCATTAGGTGTTTTAGAGAAAAAAGTATTATTGATCGACGCTGATCCTCAGGCCAATGCAACATCTGGCCTTGGAATTGATGTAGAATCTGTTGAAGTTGGAACATACCAAATTCTTGAGCACACTGTAACACCAAAAGAAGCCATTTTAAAATGCACATCGCCAAATGTTGACGTGATTCCAGCTCACATTGACCTTGTTGCGATCGAAATTGAATTGGTTGACAAAGAAAACCGTGAATATATGCTTAAAAAAGCATTAGAAGAGGCAAAACAAGAATATGACTATATCATTATTGATTGTGCGCCATCTTTAGGTTTGTTAACCTTGAATGCTTTAACAGCTGCAGATTCAGTAGTTATTCCGATTCAATGCGAGTATTTTGCTCTTGAAGGATTAGGAAAATTATTGAATACTATTAAAAGTATTCAAAAAATACACAATCCAGATCTTGACATCGAAGGTTTGTTATTAACGATGTATGATTCAAGATTGCGTTTATCTAATCAAGTTGTTGAAGAGGTTCAAAAACACTTTAACGACATGGTTTTTGAAACTGTGATTCAGCGAAATGTTAAATTAAGTGAAGCTCCAAGTTTTGGTGAAAGCATCATCAATTATGACGCAACAAGCAAAGGTGCAGTAAACTACATTCATTTAGCTCAAGAAATTATAAAGAAAAACAGCAAATAG
- the trxB gene encoding thioredoxin-disulfide reductase gives MSNTIEKIKCLIIGSGPAGYTAAIYAARANMNPVLYQGMQPGGQLTTTNEVENFPGYVDGVTGPEMMIQLQEQARRFGADIRDGWATKVDFSGDIHKVWINDSIELHCETVIISTGASAKYLGLPSEQHYLNMGGGVSACAVCDGFFYRNQEVVIVGAGDSACEEAHYLSKLCKKVTMLVRSEKFRASKIMEERVRKTENIEILMNHDTVEVLGDNNVVHAIKALNKTTGETIEIPATGFFVAIGHKPNTDIFKDYITLDETGYIVNTPGTSNTNVAGVFVAGDAADHVYRQAITAAGTGCMAALDAERYLASKE, from the coding sequence ATGTCAAATACAATCGAAAAAATTAAATGCCTTATTATAGGTTCTGGCCCTGCAGGTTATACTGCAGCTATTTATGCGGCTAGAGCTAACATGAATCCAGTGTTATATCAAGGAATGCAACCTGGTGGTCAATTGACTACAACTAATGAGGTTGAAAACTTTCCAGGTTATGTTGATGGAGTTACTGGGCCAGAAATGATGATTCAATTGCAAGAGCAAGCAAGACGTTTTGGTGCAGATATTCGTGATGGATGGGCAACAAAAGTTGATTTTTCTGGAGATATTCATAAAGTTTGGATTAACGATTCAATCGAATTGCACTGTGAAACTGTAATTATTTCTACAGGTGCTTCGGCTAAATATTTAGGATTGCCATCAGAACAACATTATTTAAATATGGGTGGAGGAGTTTCTGCTTGTGCTGTTTGTGACGGATTTTTCTATAGAAATCAAGAAGTTGTAATTGTTGGAGCAGGAGATTCTGCTTGTGAAGAAGCGCATTACTTATCTAAACTTTGTAAAAAAGTAACAATGTTGGTGAGAAGCGAAAAATTCAGAGCTTCAAAAATTATGGAAGAGCGCGTTCGCAAAACAGAAAATATCGAGATTTTAATGAATCACGATACAGTTGAAGTTTTAGGAGATAATAATGTAGTTCACGCTATTAAAGCTTTGAACAAAACAACTGGCGAAACAATCGAAATTCCAGCAACTGGATTCTTTGTAGCAATTGGACACAAACCAAATACTGATATTTTTAAAGATTATATTACTCTTGATGAAACAGGTTATATCGTAAATACTCCTGGAACATCAAATACAAATGTTGCTGGTGTATTCGTAGCAGGAGATGCTGCAGATCATGTTTATCGTCAGGCAATTACTGCCGCAGGTACAGGATGTATGGCTGCGCTTGATGCTGAAAGATATTTGGCTTCAAAAGAGTAA
- a CDS encoding GIY-YIG nuclease family protein, with protein sequence MFLVYILYSTTKEKFYIGQTNNIEDRLRRHNSGQSLSTKNGAPWKVIYTIQLNSRSEAVALETKIKKRGAKRYLQDIDFEFQL encoded by the coding sequence ATGTTTTTAGTTTACATTCTTTACAGCACTACAAAAGAAAAATTTTACATCGGTCAAACAAATAATATTGAAGATAGACTTAGACGACACAATAGTGGACAATCTTTATCTACAAAAAATGGTGCACCATGGAAAGTTATTTATACAATTCAACTAAATTCAAGATCTGAAGCAGTAGCTTTAGAAACTAAAATAAAAAAACGAGGTGCAAAAAGATATCTTCAAGACATAGATTTTGAGTTTCAATTGTAG
- a CDS encoding head GIN domain-containing protein → MIKIIIHITKFIIAAVTALLFASCNFNLNAVEGSGNVTTEKRIVQGDFKKVSVSNAIDLVIVQSDSTEILVEADDNLQKDIITKVENGTLIIKCKFSSFRNITAKKVTVKMPVIDKLEASSASSVQSKNTIQAENIDLETSSAASMNVNVESDNISADSGSGSTISLEGKALKIKTSASSGSNINAKKMLANEVQAEASSGGSVNVHPIVSLKAEASSGGSINYDSNPKTVEKSSHSGGSISQG, encoded by the coding sequence ATGATCAAAATAATCATTCATATTACAAAATTTATTATTGCAGCTGTTACCGCATTATTGTTTGCCTCTTGCAACTTTAATTTGAATGCAGTTGAAGGAAGCGGAAATGTAACTACTGAGAAAAGAATTGTTCAGGGAGATTTCAAAAAAGTATCGGTAAGCAATGCGATTGATTTAGTAATCGTACAGTCTGATTCAACTGAAATTTTAGTGGAAGCTGATGATAATCTGCAAAAAGACATCATCACAAAAGTAGAAAATGGAACATTGATAATCAAATGCAAATTCAGCTCATTCAGAAATATTACTGCTAAAAAAGTAACAGTAAAAATGCCTGTTATTGATAAACTTGAAGCTTCTAGCGCATCATCTGTTCAAAGCAAAAATACAATTCAAGCAGAAAACATTGATTTGGAAACTTCAAGCGCAGCCTCAATGAATGTTAATGTAGAATCTGATAATATTTCGGCTGATTCTGGAAGTGGCAGCACAATTTCACTTGAAGGAAAAGCATTGAAAATTAAAACTTCGGCATCAAGTGGTTCTAACATCAATGCTAAAAAGATGTTGGCGAACGAAGTTCAAGCAGAAGCATCAAGCGGCGGAAGCGTAAATGTACACCCGATTGTAAGCTTAAAAGCAGAAGCATCAAGTGGCGGAAGCATCAACTACGATTCAAATCCGAAAACGGTTGAAAAATCTTCACATTCTGGAGGAAGCATCAGCCAGGGATAA
- a CDS encoding GIN domain-containing protein: protein MKKNTALILFLLVTTLTFAQRREKIKGTKIVTTSVKEVGSFDGLEVDDNLEVYLERGEKNEIKIEADDNLHEIVAMDLRERTLRLYTSKESTIFKKLAVRVTYTGTLNKVIAKNEAVIYAIQELKLDDITFNSVDYSKLYLNVNAKKFSLISDDKSKSEINLKADEANIQLSKNSALKSLVSAIKFKCDLYQKGTATIEGIAEKATIRLDNNSVFTGTKFTLKDANVTAESYSTGTILAETAISIAVGDKAELSLFGNPTIQLTRFSEEAKLFKKMK, encoded by the coding sequence ATGAAAAAAAATACTGCCCTGATTTTGTTCTTATTAGTTACAACATTAACTTTTGCACAACGAAGAGAAAAAATTAAAGGAACTAAAATAGTGACGACATCTGTAAAAGAAGTCGGAAGTTTTGACGGACTTGAAGTCGATGACAATTTAGAAGTTTATTTAGAAAGAGGAGAAAAAAACGAAATCAAGATTGAGGCCGACGACAACCTGCATGAAATTGTTGCAATGGATTTAAGAGAAAGAACGCTTCGTTTATACACTTCAAAAGAAAGCACCATTTTCAAAAAACTTGCAGTACGTGTTACTTATACTGGAACACTAAATAAAGTAATCGCAAAAAATGAAGCAGTAATCTACGCTATTCAAGAACTTAAACTAGACGATATTACTTTTAATAGTGTTGATTACTCAAAGCTATATTTAAATGTAAATGCAAAAAAATTCAGTTTAATTTCCGATGACAAATCAAAATCAGAAATAAACCTGAAAGCAGATGAGGCAAATATTCAGTTGAGTAAAAATTCGGCATTGAAATCATTAGTTTCTGCAATTAAATTTAAATGTGATTTATACCAAAAAGGAACTGCAACTATTGAAGGAATTGCTGAAAAAGCAACTATTCGCTTAGATAACAATTCAGTTTTCACCGGAACAAAATTTACTTTGAAAGATGCTAACGTTACTGCAGAAAGCTATTCTACTGGAACTATCTTGGCAGAAACAGCTATTTCAATCGCCGTTGGAGACAAAGCAGAACTTTCATTATTTGGAAACCCAACCATTCAATTGACACGTTTTTCTGAAGAAGCTAAATTGTTTAAGAAAATGAAATAA